One Candidatus Nitrososphaera evergladensis SR1 genomic window, GATTCTATATATGGGACAAAACAGCAGAGACGTGATCTTTTTCTTCTGTTCGTGGCGTGTGTCTGTGTGCGTATATATATATATATCCAAGAATGCGCCGACAATGCTTCAAGTTGTCATAATAATAGTAGTAGCCTGTAACTAATGAGACCTGGTTGGCAAACCTACCTGCCTACATATCGTAGCATAAAAAAGATTTGCTATTTGGAGCAAATCATACTATCTGATGTTATAGTTTTGCCTTCGGACCACTTTAAATATTGTATTCAGATGTTGAGCAGTACTGTGAAATTATGATCAAAGCAGAGTTTCGAGGTCGGGTCATAACTGAGACAACTGCAGTGACAGTCTTTTACCTTATGGCCTCCTCCTCTCTTCTCGGTATCGTCATGCTTTCTTCGCTATATCTGGAACATGGGCGGCTGCAGCATGTATATGCCCAGCAAGTGGCATTAAGCGAAAATACTGCGGTGGAACTAGCAAAGCCCGCGGTAGTTAAAATTTATAATTTTGCCTCTATTTCATTATCTGTTCAAGCAGCGGGTGTAAAGGTGCAGAGTCTGCAAGGTGCACTTGACCAGCTTTTAAGCCAAGGTAAGCTTGACATACAAGACAGCCGGGCTGTGCTAGATGCTCTAATTGAGGTGATATATCAAGACCCTGGCAGATATCTTGCTCCATTACCAGATACCTTGAACCTTTCTGCATCGATGAATGCCACCGGCTCTGGTTTTATAGTTACGCCTGACGGCTATATTGTAAGCAATGCACATGTTGTGCGATTTCCTGACTATGACATTGAGCAAACGATTAGAAATGATAGGGATACATTTTTTGCGACATTTTTGCCGCAGGTATTTGCCGACACTAGCGGAACACTGGAAAATATTTTTGTCCCAATGTTTCCGAACGTCGCATCACTTCAGCTTACTCCTGAAGAAGAGAACGGCCTGCTGCTTGCTTTTATCCAGTATTACCATAATGCGCCTTATCATATAACTGGCTTTGAGCCAAATGTATTTGCAGAGATGAGAGTGTCAATACCGGGAGTACTGACAGGGGGAAAATTAGTACCTGCCGAAGTCATTCCGAGTGCTACTGGAAAGGCTGAGGGTAAAGATGTGGCAGTTCTAAAAGTAGAGGGTAACGATAACCTACCCACCGTGGCGCTTGGCGATGAGAATTCTCTAGCATCTTTGGATGACATAATCGCAATAGGATTCCCCGGTTCAGTTTCAATCTTTCCCGACCTTTTGGCGCAAGGCATCCAACCTTCAATAACAAGGGGCCAGTTTAGCGGATTTCAGCCCACCATCTTTGGATTTAGTCTTGTTCAAACATCCACACCAATATCCCACGGCAGTAGCGGTGGTCCTGCCGTGGATTCATCAGGGAGAGTGGTAGGAATTACAACTTCTACCAGCATTAACCCTGTTACCGGGCAAGAAGAAAATTCCGCATTTAATTTCTTGATTCCTGTTAGTATAGTCAAAGATTTCCTGAATAGAATAAACGTTCATGCGCAGGAAAGCCAATTCACAAAAATGTATAGGCAGGCACTACTCGAGTTTGAAGCGCAGAATTACTCGCGGTCTCTGGAAATCTTGGAGCAGCTGAACAGGATTGCGCCTGGTAATCCTGAGGTTCAGAATCTTATTTCATTGGTACAGACTCGGATGCTACTGCTTGAAAATCAAGAACACCAAGCGTAATAACAACAGCCGTAGCAACAAGACAAAACCCTCGCTGTTCTAAAGATGATGGTGCTTCAAAGCTGCCTCCTGCCATATAATTCAACGACCATTGCATCGATATTATCATCTTTGTCAATGGCAGAGACAAGGTCCTTGGCATCATTATTATCCTCGGACGGGATTTCTTTGTCTTCCTCCTCTCTCTTTCGCGATCGCCAGTCCGACGTGCATATGTGACTGTATGAAGCAAATAAGAAGCCACCAAAGCTCCATAGCCTCTATTGCTCAAAAAGCGCACGCATATACTGCATCAATGCCCACAATTGGGAAGAGAAATCAAACAATGGTACCGTTATAACTATTCGTCGGCTGAAAAATTGCCTCAATAACATATGCTAGCCGATGGCAAGTTAGCAGAGCCTGCGGGTGCTTACTACAATATTGAGCATGAATTTCAGTTAGATTACCCGTGAGTCGAACAGCGTACGAATAGTCAACAGCAGTACCTTGTTCAGTATTTTTTAATACGATCTTATGCGAGATAAAAATAAGAAAAGAAGGAGAGGTGCATCATAAAATGGCAAATCATTTCTGGGTTGGTTCGCTTTGCCTACGGGCGCCGCCATCACCCTCCTTCTCCTCCACAACCCTGACCTCGGTGTTCTCGTCAATAGCTGCTCGAATCAAACCACCACCTTCGCCGTCCTACCCATCTAACGTCATTGCAGTTTCTGACACTCTGACTATCTTGGAAGACCTCGGAAACCATATCCCTGACAAGTCCTGGATGCTTTACCTGCTTGAACTATTTGACAAGAATACAGCGGCAGCTGTGGAGCTTGACCTGATATGTCAGTTCAATGATAGGGACAATTTTTGGGCAATCTTTAGGGGGATCAATCGATACAAGTTTACCAAAGTCCTTCCTGCCGTGGGCCACTCTTATCTCCGTGAGATAATAATGAAAAAGGAAAAGAAGTCGATTGAATTTTCATTAACAGACCTCGGTACGAAACAGAATGAAACTTTTTCTTTCGATGTCTCTTCAGAAGATAAGAGATTTTCGTATCAAGGGGGCAATCATTTTACAGGAATAGAATGGTGGAACAAGGCTAGCGGCAGTAATGGCAACACTCCATTCCCAATCAGATACAAAGTGGAAGTCTCGAACCTAAGTTTCGGCCAAGCCACTGATGGGACGCCAACTAGGCCGCCGATCGATTATCGTCCATATAACATGTTGATACCAAATAGGGATGACGTTAGTAGGGTGAAAAATTAT contains:
- a CDS encoding S1C family serine protease: MIKAEFRGRVITETTAVTVFYLMASSSLLGIVMLSSLYLEHGRLQHVYAQQVALSENTAVELAKPAVVKIYNFASISLSVQAAGVKVQSLQGALDQLLSQGKLDIQDSRAVLDALIEVIYQDPGRYLAPLPDTLNLSASMNATGSGFIVTPDGYIVSNAHVVRFPDYDIEQTIRNDRDTFFATFLPQVFADTSGTLENIFVPMFPNVASLQLTPEEENGLLLAFIQYYHNAPYHITGFEPNVFAEMRVSIPGVLTGGKLVPAEVIPSATGKAEGKDVAVLKVEGNDNLPTVALGDENSLASLDDIIAIGFPGSVSIFPDLLAQGIQPSITRGQFSGFQPTIFGFSLVQTSTPISHGSSGGPAVDSSGRVVGITTSTSINPVTGQEENSAFNFLIPVSIVKDFLNRINVHAQESQFTKMYRQALLEFEAQNYSRSLEILEQLNRIAPGNPEVQNLISLVQTRMLLLENQEHQA